A single region of the Podospora pseudopauciseta strain CBS 411.78 chromosome 1, whole genome shotgun sequence genome encodes:
- a CDS encoding hypothetical protein (COG:S; EggNog:ENOG503P5T5), protein MELQISTGPFRRNGPRPLLDMALDVAIRNIQDIPSLGDMPTHLLQPVLRAVKTAEHLHTLEQETDERIYEVSPSHWKHLIERDFKTLAAQYSWQPKDPKSWYKVYKKYETVYNQQLEEATNAFMKKMEDVNGQRSSRQAKIISVPESRRLPLHYSQRQREGPKAGHWSSQPRPKKTFIAKAKRQVAAETSRLKLSNPAGRIPVRQSPIRQAPIAMQNDARINRQFDAAATIVNAPIRKASDTTASDRDRKERENRLLSIKGKGTAIAKPANIISFSDDEDDHIPSNGGDDLFGDDEPASPPQRGSLSVEELEAAVERVVSPKKQPVARPRGLLSATPGAIKAPVAARSPPKSFTGETSPAPAPAGASNSPAVGSRGPAAPIVRKRKPVDIFMRPSKRVPR, encoded by the exons ATGGAGCTTCAAATATCTACCGGCCCTTTTCGGAGGAACggtcctcgtcctcttctcgACATGGCTCTTGATGTCGCAATCAGAAACATTCAAGACATCCCAAGCTTAGGAGACATGCCTACCCACCTCTTGCAGCCGGTCCTCAGGGCCGTGAAGACCGCCGAGCACCTTCACACCCTCGAGCAGGAGACAGATGAGCGAATCTACGAAGTCTCACCATCTC ATTGGAAGCATCTTATCGAGCGCGACTTCAAAACGCTTGCTGCTCAGTATAGTTGGCAGCCAAAGGACCCAAAGTCTTGGTACAAAGTCTATAAGAAGTACGAGACGGTCTACAACCAACAGCTCGAAGAGGCTACCAATGCCTTCATGAAGAAAATGGAAGATGTCAATGGCCAGCGTTCCTCCCGTCAAGCCAAGATTATCTCTGTTCCTGAATCTCGCCGACTGCCTCTTCACTATTCGCAACGCCAACGCGAGGGTCCCAAAGCCGGCCACTGGTCCTCTCAGCCTCGCCCGAAGAAGACTTTCATTGCTAAGGCCAAGAGGCAAGTCGCCGCTGAGACCAGTCGTCTGAAGCTCTCCAACCCCGCTGGGCGCATTCCTGTCAGGCAAAGCCCAATCAGACAGGCACCAATTGCCATGCAGAACGACGCTCGTATCAATCGCCAGTTCGACGCCGCTGCCACCATTGTCAACGCCCCAATCAGAAAGGCCTCTGACACCACAGCCAGTGATCGTGACCGCAAAGAACGCGAGAACCGGCTCCTTTCaatcaagggcaagggcaccgccatcgccaaaccagccaacatcatctccttcagcgatgatgaagacgaccACATCCCCAGCAATGGGGGTGACGACTtgtttggtgatgacgaACCCGCCAGTCCTCCCCAGCGTGGAAGCCTGTCTGTTGAGGAACTCGAAGCCGCGGTGGAGAGGGTCGTTTCTCCCAAGAAACAACCCGTCGCCAGACCCCGTGGTCTTCTCTCTGCGACGCCTGGCGCCATCAAGGCACCCGTGGCGGCCCGCTCGCCACCAAAGTCGTTCACTGGCGAGACCTCGCCCGCACCCGCGCCTGCGGGTGCTAGCAACTCGCCTGCTGTCGGCTCTAGGGGGCCCGCTGCTCCTATCGTCCGCAAGCGCAAGCCTGTGGACATTTTCATGCGCCCGAGCAAGCGGGTCCCCCGTTAG
- a CDS encoding hypothetical protein (COG:S; EggNog:ENOG503NZAQ), whose amino-acid sequence MERPEGWGLLSEKEENELHKARLLAVEEKAYKRITKRINTLYRFADPILMREPENHPSQKDDTSSPAPTPAAVPDVTTPRLDYARMYQDITLDFAAFDSSMERLQFLFTANEKDRQHYAQERERIKRDITSVRANIIHLNQKLEQAKETQEQRKQFDKLADEITKNPALRAREEQKAAIRKLQDEIAELKAESSTYSDTWVERRNQFSRIMDESMALRRLIRDEKEEVERREGMDESNEAEAGQTPRPGTPGGNATPRGESGLKNSIEAGDVVGTPRAMSTAGGRTPARESPAPSTQDNGSFLKPGNALGASFGSGGQSREGTAEHRTEQEEREGRDQGDVEMEDEPPRDDESEPDSPLSPPPADLPQISVDGQGDSMDTT is encoded by the coding sequence ATGGAGCGACCAGAAGGCTGGGGCCTCCTAagcgaaaaagaagaaaatgaACTCCACAAAGCCCGACTCCTCGCCGTAGAAGAGAAGGCCTACAAGCGCATCACCAAGCGCATCAACACCCTCTACCGCTTCGCAGACCCCATCCTCATGCGAGAGCCAGAAAATCACCCGTCCCAAAAAGATGATACCTCCAGCCCAGCCCCTACTCCCGCCGCTGTCCCCGATGTCACCACCCCGAGACTCGACTACGCCCGAATGTACCAAGACATCACCCTCGACTTCGCCGCCTTTGACAGCAGCATGGAGCGCCTCCAATTCCTCTTCACCGCCAACGAAAAGGACAGGCAACACTACGCGCAAGAGCGCGAGCGAATCAAGCGCGACATCACCTCTGTCCGcgccaacatcatccacctCAATCAGAAATTGGAGCAGGCGAAAGAGACGCAGGAGCAGCGGAAGCAGTTTGACAAGTTGGCGGATGAGATCACAAAAAATCCAGCTTTGCGCGCtcgggaggagcagaaggcGGCTATAAGGAAGCTGCAAGATGAAATTGCCGAGCTCAAGGCGGAGAGTTCTACCTACAGCGACACATGGGTCGAGCGCCGCAATCAGTTCTCTAGGATCATGGATGAATCTATGGCACTTCGGCGGTTGATCagggatgagaaggaggaagttgAGAGAAGGGAGGGTATGGATGAGTCGAATGAGGCAGAGGCTGGACAGACGCCTAGGCCGGGAACGCCTGGCGGGAATGCTACTCCTAGGGGGGAGAGCGGACTTAAGAACTCGATTGAGGCTGGGGATGTGGTTGGCACTCCTAGGGCGATGTCCACGGCGGGTGGTAGGACGCCCGCTAGGGAGAGTCCGGCGCCGTCGACGCAGGATAATGGGTCGTTTTTGAAGCCGGGGAATGCGCTGGGGGCAAGCTTTGGGAGTGGTGGGCAGAGTAGGGAGGGGACGGCGGAGCATAGGACTGAGCAAGAggagcgggaggggagggatcagggtgatgttgagatggaggatgagcCGCCGAGGGATGATGAGTCGGAGCCGGATAGCCCTCTGTCTCCCCCGCCAGCGGACTTGCCTCAGATTTCGGTGGACGGACAGGGCGATAGTATGGATACCACATGA
- the RBL2 gene encoding tubulin folding cofactor A (COG:Z; EggNog:ENOG503P65J), whose product MAPPTPLERATNSVLRLVKEESYYHKELAHQETRISKLQTEIAAGKPDLDSNAPYMLKQEQTALEETKAVFGPLRDKISEAVQNLEEQIAITESDGAEGKEEELKKAREAVESGKKVAEQE is encoded by the exons ATGgcaccccccacccccctcgaGAGAGCAACCAACTCTGTCCTCCGCCTCGTAAAAGAAGAGTCCTACTACCACAAGGAGCTCGCCCATCAAGAAACCCGCATCTCCAAGCTCCAGACTGAGATTGCCGCCGGCAAGCCCGACCTCGACAGCAACGCCCCTTACATGTTGAAGCAAGAG CAAACCGCCCTCGAGGAAACCAAAGCCGTCTTCGGTCCTCTCCGTGACAAGATATCCGAAGCTGTCCAGAACCTGGAGGAGCAAATCGCCATCACGGAGAGCGATGGGGCggagggcaaggaggaggagctgaagaaggcgagggaggcggtggagagtgGGAAGAAGGTTGCTGAGCAGGAGTAG
- a CDS encoding hypothetical protein (EggNog:ENOG503NWN1; COG:P) yields the protein MDNAFARSSQEVLSTLGVNPATGLTDAQVKSLQAKHGKNAIAEEPPTPLWELILEQFKDQLVLILLGSAAVSFVLALFEEEGGWSAFVDPAVILTILVLNAVVGVSQESSAEKAIAALQEYSANEANVVRNGQLHRIKAEELVPGDIVDVSVGARIPADCRLISIHSNSFAVDQAILTGESESVGKDSEVVVKDEKAVKQDQVNMLFSGTTVVTGHARAVVVLTGSNTAIGDIHESITAQISEPTPLKQKLNDFGDQLAKVITVICVLVWLINIPHFSDPSHGSYAKGAIYYLKIAVSLGVAAIPEGLAVVITTCLALGTRKMAAKNAVVRSLPSVETLGSCSVICSDKTGTLTTNQMSVSKVVYLSANGTGLEELDVEGTTFEPRGDIRSNGKVVTDLVQESSTILQMTQVAALCNDARLDYHSHTDSYSNVGEPTEGALRVMVEKVGPCAPADCNPKDRVHYASSWYEKQFSRLVTYEFSRDRKSMSVLVQNGNSQKLFVKGAPESIIERCTHTLVGRNGKKVPMDRNLADLLLKEVVDYGNKGLRVIALASRDNVQGESLLHKAKSTSEYAQLEQNLTLLGLVGMLDPPRPEVAGSIQKCKDAGIRVIVVTGDNRNTAETICRQIGVFGPDEDLTGKSFTGREFDNLSHSEQLEAAKNASLFSRVEPTHKSKLVDLLQSLGEVVAMTGDGVNDAPALKKADIGVAMGSGTDVSKLAADMVLADDNFATIGVAIEEGRAIYNNTQQFIRYLISSNIGEVVSIFLTAALGMPEALIPVQLLWVNLVTDGLPATALSFNPPDHDIMRRQPRKRDEALIGGWLFIRYLIIGTYVGLATVAGYAWWFMFYSEGPQISFYQLSHFHHCKTEFPEIGCAMFTDVRAKAGSTVSLSILVVIEMFNAMNALSSSESLLTLPVWKNMMLVYAIALSMALHFALLYTPFLQTLFSILPLNAAEWKAVVAISAPVVLIDEVLKFVERKFFMQTPVSSSAVVSKDKKDL from the exons ATGGACAACGCCTTCGCGCGATCGTCCCAAGAGGTGCTCAGCACTCTGGGCGTAAATCCAGCAACTGGGTTGACAGATGCCCAAGTCAAAAGCTTACAGGCGAAGCATGGTAAAAATG CTATCGCCGAAGAACCACCTACTCCATTATGGGAACTCATCCTTGAACAGTTCAAGGACCAATTGGTCCTGATCCTTCTCGGTTCCGCCGCGGTTTCCTTCGTTTTGGCTCtcttcgaggaggagggtggatggaGCGCATTCGTCGACCCGGCCGTCATTCTCACCATCTTGGTTCTCAACGCCGTCGTCGGAGTCTCGCAAGAAAGCAGCGCCGAAAAGGCCATTGCCGCCCTTCAGGAATACTCAGCCAACGAGGCCAATGTTGTGCGCAATGGGCAGCTTCACAGGATCAAGGCTGAGGAGTTGGTTCCGGGTGACATTGTGGATGTTTCTGTTGGCGCTCGTATCCCTGCCGACTGCCGCTTGATTTCGATCCACAGCAACAGCTTCGCTGTCGACCAGGCCATTCTTACCGGAGAAAGCGAAAGTGTGGGCAAGGATAGCGAGGTTGTTGTCAAGGATGAGAAGGCTGTGAAGCAGGACCAGGTCAATATGCTTTTCTCAGGCACTACCGTCGTCACCGGCCACGCCAGGGCTGTGGTTGTCTTGACTGGTTCCAATACGGCGATTGGCGACATTCATGAGAGTATCACGGCGCAAATCTCCGAGCCGACCCCTTTGAAGCAGAAGCTCAATGATTTTGGTGACCAGCTCGCCAAGGTCATCACTGTTATCTGCGTTCTCGTCTGGCTCATCAACATTCCTCACTTCAGTGACCCCAGCCATGGAAGCTACGCCAAGGGTGCCATCTACTACCTCAAGATCGCTGTCTcgcttggtgttgctgctaTCCCGGAAGGTCTGGCTGTAGTCATTACCACTTGTCTCGCTTTGGGAACTCGCAAGATGGCAGCCAAGAACGCAGTTGTCAGAAGCTTGCCCTCTGTTGAGACCCTTGGAAGCTGCAGTGTTATCTGCTCCGACAAGACCGGTACTCTTACTACTAACCAGATGAGCGTCAGCAAAGTTGTCTATCTGAGCGCCAATGGCACTGGTTTGGAGGAACTGGATGTCGAGGGAACCACATTCGAACCTCGGGGCGATATCAGGTCTAACGGCAAGGTTGTTACCGACCTTGTCCAGGAGTCCTCAACCATCCTTCAAATGACCCAGGTCGCCGCCCTCTGCAACGATGCCCGCCTTGATTACCACTCACACACTGACAGCTACTCCAACGTCGGCGAGCCTACTGAAGGTGCCCTTCGTGTTATGGTTGAAAAGGTGGGCCCTTGCGCCCCTGCTGACTGCAACCCCAAGGACCGTGTTCACTATGCCAGCTCTTGGTACGAGAAGCAGTTCAGCCGCCTGGTCACCTACGAATTCTCTCGCGATCGCAAGAGTATGTCAGTGCTGGTGCAAAACGGAAACTCTCAAAAGCTCTTTGTCAAGGGCGCCCCCGAGTCGATCATTGAACGCTGCACCCACACCCTTGTTGGCCGCAATGGAAAGAAGGTCCCCATGGACCGCAACCTGGCTGATCTTCTTCTGAAGGAAGTGGTTGATTATGGTAACAAGGGTCTTCGTGTTATCGCTTTGGCTAGCCGTGACAACGTTCAGGGCGAGTCTCTCCTGCACAAGGCCAAGTCTACCTCCGAGTACGCCCAACTGGAACAGAATCTTACTCTCCTTGGTCTCGTTGGTATGCtggatcctcctcgtcccgAGGTTGCTGGCTCAATTCAGAAGTGCAAGGATGCCGGTATCCGTGTTATCGTCGTTACCGGAGACAACCGCAACACTGCTGAGACCATCTGCCGCCAGATTGGTGTCTTTGGCCCTGACGAGGATCTCACTGGAAAGAGCTTCACTGGTCGTGAATTTGATAATCTGAGCCACAGCGAGCAGCTTGAGGCGGCCAAGAAcgcttctcttttctcccgTGTCGAGCCCACTCACAAGTCTAAGCTTGTTGACCTCCTTCAGTCCCTTGGCGAGGTTGTTGCCATGACTGGCGATGGTGTCAACGATGCTCCTGCTCTCAAGAAGGCCGATATTGGCGTTGCTATGGGTTCTGGTACTGATGTCTCTAAGCTCGCAGCTGACATGGTTCTGGCCGATGACAACTTTGCCACCATTGGTGTTGCCATCGAGGAAGGCCGTGCCATCTACAACAACACTCAACAGTTCATCCGGTATCTCATCTCTTCCAACATCGGCGAGGTCGTTTCTATCTTCCTTACCGCTGCTCTTGGCATGCCTGAGGCTCTTATCCCTGTTCAGCTCCTCTGGGTCAACCTCGTCACCGACGGTCTCCCGGCCACCGCCCTGTCCTTCAACCCGCCTGACCACGACATCATGAGACGCCAGCCCAGAAAGCGCGACGAGGCCCTTATCGGTGGCTGGTTGTTCATCCGCTACCTGATCATCGGCACCTACGTCGGTCTCGCCACTGTGGCCGGTTACGCCTGGTGGTTCATGTTCTACTCTGAGGGTCCCCAGATCAGCTTCTACCAGCTCTCCCACTTCCACCACTGCAAGACTGAGTTCCCCGAGATTGGCTGTGCCATGTTCACCGATGTCCGGGCCAAGGCCGGCTCTACTGTCTCCCTTTCTATTCTCGTCGTCATTGAGATGTTCAACGCCATGAATGCGCTGTCATCGAGCGAATCACTGCTCACGCTTCCAGTGTGGAAGAACATGATGCTTGTGTATGCCATCGCTCTGTCGATGGCACTTCACTTTGCCCTGCTTTACACCCCTTTCTTGCAGACTCTCTTCTCTATCTTGCCTCTGAATGCGGCTGAGTGGAAGGCTGTGGTGGCCATCAGTGCGCCAGTTGT TCTCATCGACGAAGTGTTGAAGTTTGTGGAGCGCAAGTTTTTTATGCAGACTCCAGTGTCGAGCTCTGCGGTGGTCTCTAAAGATAAGAAGGATCTATAG
- the PUP3 gene encoding proteasome core particle subunit beta 3 (EggNog:ENOG503NWF8; COG:O; MEROPS:MER0001710; BUSCO:EOG09264G4X) produces the protein MSSPFSINGGACVAMVGKDCVAIACDLRLGLQALTVSNNFPKIFQYGDNVFLGLTGLATDVATVSDLFRYKVNMYRLREERQIAPRTFANLVSSSLYERRFGPWFVSPVVAGLDPKTGQPFICGFDSIGCIDFAKDFIVSGTATEQLFGMCESLWEPNLGPDQLFETISQSLLNAVDRDALSGWGAHVYIIEKDKVTKRLLKGRQD, from the exons ATG tcctcccccttctcaatAA acGGCGGCGCCTGCGTAGCAATGGTAGGCAAAGACTGCGTAGCCATAGCCTGCGacctccgcctcggcctccaAGCCCTCACCGTCTCCAACAACTTCCCCAAAATCTTCCAATACGGCGACAAcgtcttcctcggcctcaccggcctcgccACAGACGTGGCCACCGTCTCGGACCTCTTCCGCTACAAAGTAAACATGTACCGCCTCCGCGAAGAGCGCCAGATCGCCCCCCGCACCTTTGCCAACCTTGTATCTTCCTCCCTGTACGAGCGCCGCTTCGGTCCGTGGTTTGTCTCCCCCGTCGTTGCGGGGCTGGACCCCAAGACGGGCCAGCCATTTATCTGCGGGTTTGATAGTATTGGGTGCATTGATTTTGCAAAGGACTTTATTGTCAGTGGGACGGCGACGGAGCAGCTGTTTGGCATGTGTGAGAGTTTGTGGGAGCCGAATCTT GGCCCTGATCAGCTTTTCGAGACGATTTCCCAGTCCCTTCTCAACGCCGTCGACAGAGATGCCCTTTCCGGTTGGGGTGCTCATGTGTACATTATTGAGAAGGACAAGGTGACCAAGAGACTGCTCAAGGGACGGCAGGATTAG
- a CDS encoding hypothetical protein (EggNog:ENOG503NYHT; COG:O) produces the protein MSAAHVEVISTDLRRAKVKVNAGTYLVDVLNEACKKLNVNPDKYDVKHKQKIVDLTSPFRTSGLVSGAKLELVQKSKSASVVSIALDVDGKRFTKKLPNDFTLWQTLRQFESSESGLNLTGRATPKKDTQNGGQLYHEAPIVNIMGREYSALEDLNKTLSQCGINSGSMVLRLSFKLTEKTLFEAMSDIGQFLKDVEPDQPKEEESKPAPVQQEPKVESSTTDVVEEPKVEGNIESSIPPTETTIPAVTEQEEMKPSADLMDVDETQPQPTSPPSEPVDRFLPTSVFVAPTSTTPAAVNIQEDDSAYEPTIAHAQLRQQQLLQKAQNTRLKSDAELAAIKAEEAAKLAKVTRVEIKVRFPDQTSATWVATPEETGGWLYQAIRATMAHPDQPFKLIIPGPRTHVEDGNKKLIAGYKLKGPQMFNLVWEDGASGEARKGGFLKESVASRAREIVIPEVPEGGVVGGGSESGPSGSSSAQGAGSEKPKREIDPEALKKKMGKFFKFGKK, from the exons ATGTCAGCCGCTCACGTCGAGGTCATCTCGACAGACCTCCGCCGagccaaggtcaaggtcaacgCGGGAACATACCTGGTTGATGTCCTCAATGAAGCTTGCAAGAAGCTGAATGTCAACCCTGACAAGTATGATGTCAA GCACAAACAAAAGATTGTCGATCTCACATCTCCCTTCCGCACATCAGGGCTGGTTTCCGGTGCGAAGCTGGAGCTTGTTCAAAAGTCAAAGAGTGCATCCGTTGTGTCGATAGCTCTCGATGTCGATGGGAAACGCTTCACAAAGAAGCTGCCCAACGACTTCACATTATGGCAAACGTTGCGCCAGTTTGAGAGCTCAGAGAGTGGGCTCAACCTTACGGGCAGAGCCACTCCAAAAAAAGACACCCAGAACGGCGGTCAGCTTTATCACGAGGCCCCCATTGTCAACATCATGGGGAGAGAGTACTCTGCTTTGGAAGATCTCAACAAGACCTTGTCACAATGTGGCATCAACTCTGGCAGCATGGTCCTTCGCCTGAGTTTCAAACTCACGGAAAAGACCTTGTTCGAGGCCATGTCCGATATCGGCCAGTTCTTGAAGGATGTCGAGCCAGATCAGCcaaaggaagaggagtcAAAACCAGCGCCGGTCCAACAGGAGCCTAAGGTGGAGAGCAGTACTACTGATGTTGTAGAGGAACCAAAGGTGGAAGGCAACATAGAATCAAGCATTCCACCAACCGAGACAACCATCCCAGCAGTCACAGAGCAAGAAGAGATGAAGCCTTCTGCGGATCTCATGGATGTCGATGAAACCCAGCCTCAGcctacatcaccaccctccgaACCTGTTGACCgcttcctccccacctccgTCTTCGTcgcccccacctccaccaccccagcagcagtcaACATCCAAGAAGACGACTCAGCTTACGAACCAACCATTGCCCATGCCCAGCTCCGCCAgcaacagctcctccaaaAGGCCCAAAACACCCGCCTCAAATCCGACGCCGAGCTCGCCGCAATCAAGGCAGAAGAAGCTGCCAAACTTGCCAAGGTTACCAGAGTTGAAATCAAAGTCCGATTCCCTGACCAAACCTCCGCCACGTGGGTGGCTACCCCTGAGGAGACCGGAGGCTGGTTATATCAAGCCATCCGGGCGACGATGGCGCACCCAGATCAGCCTTTCAAGCTTATCATCCCCGGCCCGAGGACACACGTGGAAGATGGGAACAAGAAGTTGATTGCGGGGTATAAGCTCAAGGGGCCACAGATGTTTAATCTTGTTTGGGAGGATGGTGCCTctggggaggcgaggaagggcGGGTTTTTGAAGGAGAGCGTAGCTTCtagggcgagggagattgTGATTCCTGAGGTGCCAGAGGGTGGGGTTGTCGGGGGTGGTAGTGAGTCTGGGCCGTCGGGGTCTTCGTCGGCTCAGGGGGCGGGGTCAGAGAAGCCGAAGAGGGAGATTGACCCTGAGgcgctcaagaagaagatggggaAGTTTTTCAAGTTTGGGAAGAAGTGA
- the rpl36_1 gene encoding ribosomal protein L36 (COG:J; EggNog:ENOG503P53R) has protein sequence MAPTKKQETEKTGLAKGVNKGTKTIPIISKPRPSRRKGAQSKRTNFVCSIVKEVAGLAPYERRVIELLRNGKDKRARKYSKRKLGTYGRAKAKVDELQRVIAESRRAGH, from the exons ATGGCTCCTACCAAGAAGCAGGAGACTGAGAAGACGGGGTTGGCAAAGGGTGTTAACAAGGGCACT AAAAcaatccccatcatctccaaacCCCGCCCCTCCCGCCGCAAGGGCGCCCAGAGCAAGCGCACCAACTTTGTCTGCAGCATCGTCAAGGAAGTCGCCGG CCTCGCCCCTTACGAGCGTCGTGTCATTGAACTACTTCGCAACGGCAAGGACAAGCGCGCAAGGAAGTACTCCAAGCGCAAGCTGGGCACTTATGGCAGGGCCAAGGCAAAGGTTGATGAGTTGCAGAGGGTTATTGCTGAGTCGAGGAGGGCTGGTCATTAA
- a CDS encoding hypothetical protein (EggNog:ENOG503PFZN) encodes MILPAFSTALVAGLLPLAAALPAFSAMTDYTIPPAVIKTLMESDKECVMPWGFNITNFMIFTPAPGNNHSQLISFDFFDDPTKIATSCAFNESSVNVAPFDFTPRYPCDDWRVTFMWNNATQGLEMIERACPDVLTTSMEASGSIWVNGTLSCLEDDANGAYGPGLDCISFRKYEAKYYSLQPTPW; translated from the exons ATGATCCTGCCCGCCTTCTCTACCGCCCTAGTGGcgggcctcctcccactcgcTGCGGCCCTCCCTGCATTCTCGGCAATGACAGACTACACCATCCCTCCAGCTGTGATTAAAACGCTGATGGAATCCGATAAAGAATGCGTCATGCCTTGGGGgttcaacatcaccaacttcATGATcttcacccccgcccccggcAACAATCACTCCCAACTCATTAGCTTTGACTTTTTCGACGACCCCACCAAAATCGCGACATCCTGCGCCTTCAATGAAAGTTCGGTCAATGTCGCTCCTTTCGATTTCACCCCTCGCTATCCATGTGATGACTGGCGGGTAACCTTCATGTGGAACAACGCAACACAAGGCCTGGAGATGATTGAAAGGGCCTGCCCAGATGTTTT AACAACTTCTATGGAGGCTTCCGGGTCGATATGGGTAAATGGAACCTTGAGCTGCCTCGAGGATGATGCGAACGGTGCGTATGGTCCTGGACTCGATTGCATCTCATTTCGAAAGTATGAGGCAAAGTACTACAGCCTTCAGCCCACACCGTGGTAG
- a CDS encoding hypothetical protein (EggNog:ENOG503NZPC; COG:G), whose translation MKPLISPLLGLLYTTTAAQANPISSPTASNKNGISPQLFSSLERLSRLVDISYCVGTPGTGGLSPPFSCSSRCGDVDISGRLELIRSWNTGFLSMEDSCGFVAFDHPGVQQDRKEGKIVVAFRGTYSLANTIVDLSTVPQEYVPYPADPDGDGGDEKGKGPRCNNCTVHMGFMASWKAAREIVVPAVEKARKRYPGYGVELVGHSLGGAVAMLAGLEMRAGRGWEGVRVATFGEPMVGNKGLVEFVDEVFGLKGDVGRGEEDKAYRRVTHKGDPVPLLPLREWGFRSHAGEIFITKGDLPPGPKDLRLCEGDRDKDCLNGEDGDDEEGEESDKGWFREMVNELGGKEEGEMWETETGWPTRFKLWQLLFAHRDYFWRLGLCVPGGDPIDWGRGRYNLTESDDEMRDL comes from the coding sequence atGAAGCCATTAATATCGCcactcctcggcctcctctaCACCACAACCGCCGCCCAAGCAAACCCGATATCATCACCCACAGCCTCTAACAAAAACGGCATATCCCCCCAATTATTCTCTTCCCTCGAACGGCTATCCCGCCTGGTAGACATCTCGTACTGCGTCGGCACCCCAGGTACAGGGGGTCTCTCCCCGCCGTTCAGCTGTTCAAGCCGGTGCGGTGATGTCGACATAAGCGGGAGGCTCGAGCTGATCAGGAGCTGGAACACGGGGTTTTTGAGCATGGAGGATAGCTGTGGGTTTGTGGCTTTTGACCATCCTGGGGTGCAGCAGGACAGAAAAGAGGGCAAGATTGTGGTTGCGTTTCGGGGGACGTATTCGCTGGCTAATACGATTGTTGATTTGAGTACTGTTCCGCAAGAGTATGTGCCTTATCCTGCTGACccggatggggatgggggggacgagaaggggaaagggcCGAGGTGTAATAATTGTACGGTTCATATGGGGTTTATGGCTAGTtggaaggcggcgagggagattgTCGTGCCTGCGGTGGAAAAGGCGCGCAAGAGGTACCCTGGGTATGGGGTGGAATTGGTGGGACATAGTCTTGGGGGTGCGGTGGCGATGTTAGCTGGATTGGAGATgagggctgggagggggtgggaaggggttaGGGTGGCGACGTTTGGGGAGCCGATGGTGGGGAATAAGGGTTTGGTGGagtttgttgatgaggtttttgggttgaagggggatgttgggaggggtgaggaggataaggCGTATAGGAGGGTGACGCATAAGGGGGATCCGGTTCCGTTGTTGCCATTGAGGGAGTGGGGGTTTAGGAGTCATGCTGGGGAGATCTTTATCACGAAGGGGGATTTGCCGCCTGGGCCGAAGGATCTGAGGTTGTGCGAGGGGGATAGGGATAAAGATTGTTtgaatggggaggatggggatgacgaggagggggaagagagtGATAAGGGGTGGTTTAGGGAGATGGTGAACGAGTTGGGCgggaaggaggaaggtgagATGTGGGAGACGGAGACGGGGTGGCCGACGAGGTTTAAGTTATGGCAGTTGTTGTTTGCGCATAGGGATTACTTTTGGAGGCTTGGGTTATGTGTCCCTGGTGGTGATCCTATTGattgggggagagggaggtatAACCTTAcggagagtgatgatgagatgcGGGATCTGTGA